The Vitis vinifera cultivar Pinot Noir 40024 chromosome 12, ASM3070453v1 genome has a segment encoding these proteins:
- the LOC100267716 gene encoding large ribosomal subunit protein uL3y, whose amino-acid sequence MSHRKFEHPRHGSLGFLPRKRAARHRGKVKAFPKDDPTNPCRLTAFLGYKAGMTHIVREVEKPGSKLHKKETCEAVTIIETPPMVVVGVVGYLKTPRGLRSLNTVWAQHLSEEVKRRFYKNWCKSKKKAFTKYSKKYESEDGKKDIQAQLEKMKKYCNVIRVLAHTQIRKMKGLKQKKAHLMEIQVNGGDVAKKVDYAYGFFEKQIPIDAIFQKDEMIDIIGVTKGKGYEGVVTRWGVTRLPRKTHRGLRKVACIGAWHPARVSFTVARAGQNGYHHRTEMNKKIYKVGKTGQESHSAMTEFDRTEKDITPMGGFPHYGVVKDDYLLIKGCCVGPKKRVVTLRQSLLKQTSRVAMEEIKLKFIDTSSKFGHGRFQTTQEKAKFFGRLKA is encoded by the exons ATGTCTCATCGCAAGTTTGAGCACCCAAGACATGGCTCTTTGGGATTTCTTCCCAGGAAAAGAGCTGCCCGTCACAGAGGAAAAG TGAAGGCCTTTCCCAAGGATGATCCAACAAACCCTTGCAGATTAACTGCTTTCCTTGGATACAAAGCTGGCATGACCCATATCGTCAGAGAAGTTGAGAAACCAGGGTCAA AACTACACAAGAAAGAAACATGCGAAGCAGTAACTATCATAGAAACGCCACCAATGGTGGTTGTTGGTGTTGTTGGTTATCTCAAGACACCGCGTGGCCTTCGTTCTCTGAATACTGTTTGGGCCCAGCATCTTAGTGAGGAGGTGAAGAGGAGATTCTATAAGAACTGGTGCAAGTCCAAGAAGAAGGCTTTCACCAAATATTCTAAGAAATATGAATCTGAAGATGGGAAGAaggatattcaagctcaattggagaaaatgaagaagtacTGCAATGTGATTCGTGTTTTGGCCCATACCCAG ATTAGAAAAATGAAGGGCCTGAAGCAGAAAAAGGCTCACCTTATGGAGATTCAGGTGAATGGTGGAGATGTTGCTAAGAAGGTTGACTATGCCTATGGTTTCTTTGAGAAGCAGATTCCAATTGATGCTATATTCCAGAAAGATGAGATGATTGATATCATTGGAGTAACTAAGGGTAAGGGATATGAGGGTGTTGTTACCCGTTGGGGTGTAACTCGCCTTCCTCGTAAGACCCACCGTGGGCTTCGCAAGGTGGCCTGTATTGGTGCCTGGCATCCAGCTAGGGTATCATTTACAGTTGCCAGAGCTGGGCAGAATGGTTACCATCATCGCACAGAGATGAACAAGAAGATTTACAAGGTTGGAAAGACTGGCCAAGAGTCCCATTCTGCCATGACCGAGTTTGACAG GACCGAGAAGGATATTACCCCAATGGGAGGATTCCCACATTATGGGGTGGTGAAAGACGATTACCTGCTGATCAAAGGATGTTGCGTGGGACCAAAGAAGCGAGTTGTCACATTGAGGCAGTCACTGTTGAAGCAAACATCTAGGGTTGCTATGGAGGAGATTAAACTCAAGTTCATTGATACATCCTCTAAGTTTGGCCATGGTCGCTTCCAGACAACCCAGGAGAAGGCCAAGTTCTTTGGACGGCTCAAGGCTTGA
- the LOC100255705 gene encoding uncharacterized protein LOC100255705, giving the protein MNEYDSERSKPWNIYTSSNPSPSQPGIDREAPWKNFGTSMNAISFGFVATAILISMFLIMAIFEHLFRPTASFSSPQDMNGGSLESGSIHKLRSLEAVSTSYSSDFSVLMPGERYPTHIAQPAPLPCPREGVYWPQHENNFVFA; this is encoded by the exons ATGAATGAGTATGATTCTGAAAGATCAAAGCCCTGGAACATCTACACCAGCTCAAACCCGAGCCCGTCTCAGCCAGGAATCGACAGGGAAGCTCCATGGAAGAACTTtggaacatccatgaatgcCATTTCCTTTGGATTCGTTGCTACCGCAATCTTAATTTCAATGTTCCTTATCATGGCCATCTTCGAACATTTGTTCAGGCCCACAGCTTCATTTTCCTCGCCTCAGGACATGAACGGTGGGTCTTTGGAATCAGGATCGATCCATAAACTCAGAAGCCTAGAAGCA GTGTCGACATCGTATTCATCGGATTTTTCGGTATTGATGCCAGGGGAGAGGTACCCAACCCACATTGCCCAACCAGCTCCCCTGCCATGCCCAAGAGAAGGAGTGTATTGGCctcaacatgaaaataattttgtatttgcTTAG